The genomic interval GGCGTTTGGGAACGATGCGGACAACGACCGACATGGAATCGTCACTCGTTCCGGTCTGATGAACCCGAATCATTACCTTGCCGTTTCGATTGCCTACCTTTTCGCCAACCGTTCCGGCTGGAATCCAACTGCCGGGATCGGCAAGACGTTAGTCAGCAGCAGCCTCATCGACCGAGTCGCTACAAAACTGAACCGGAAACTGGTGGAAGTACCCGTGGGCTTTAAGTGGTTTGTGAGCGGCCTGCTTGACGGGTCACTCGGCTTCGGCGGCGAAGAAAGCGCCGGCGCTTCGTTTGTACGCCGTGATGGAACCGTGTGGTCCACGGACAAAGACGGTATCATCATGAACCTGCTGGCTGCCGAAATGATGGCCAAAACCGGACGTGATCCATCTGAGTTATACCGAGACCTCACCAAGGAATTAGGCGAACCCGTCTATGAACGGATCGATGCACCAGCCACACCCGAGCAAAAACTCATCCTCTCGAAGCTCTCACCCGATCAAGTCAAAGCCAAGGAGTTGGCCGGTGATAGGATCATCGCCATGCTCACCAAAGCCTCCGGCAACGGTGCAGCAATCGGTGGTCTAAAGGTCGTAACCGAGAACGGCTGGTTTGCCGCCAGACCATCTGGAACGGAAGACGTGTATAAACTCTACGCAGAAAGTTTCAAAGGGAAAGAGCATCTGAAGAAGATTCAAGAAGAGGCTCGAGCAATCGTTTCCAGCGCACTGGCCTCAGCGCCATGATGCCCCTTTTGTCATGAACACACACAGACCCCGCTGGACCCTTCCCAAGCATGATTATTGGTCCACGCCCTTTGCCGAATCGTTGTTGCAACATCTCGACCTTCGAGCAGATCTGAAAATCCTCGATATCGCCTCCGGCCATGGCATCCCGGCCTTCTACCTCGCAGAGCAGGTGGGGCCCGCTGGTGCCGTGCGGGCCATCGATATCAGTGCCGGCCAAGTCGCCCGCGCGAGAGCTATCCAAGGATCGCACCTGCCATGGCTTCATTTCGAGTGTGCGGACATGCGCGCACTGCCACCGGATCTGCCGATGTCTGACCGCATCACCGGGAACCTCTCCGTCATGTTCTTCCGCCCCCATCGGTTCGAGGGCGTTCGTGAACTCGTCGAACGGCTCAACCCAGGAGGCCAACTCGTCCTGACCTTTCCATCCTATGGAACGTTTGATTCATTGTGGCAGCGAGTCGATCATGCAATGGTCCGGCAGGGACTAACGAACGAGCAAGAGCGATTTCACTCCTATTTGAACGAACGACCATCAGCACAGGATGGACGAGGGTGGCTTGGGAAACTCGACCTCGAACGAGTCGAGGTAATGGAATATCCTCTCGAAGTTGAAACTGGTCCGGGGCAAGAATTTCTCTATCACCCGCTCTTGCGCGGCGGCTTTCTCGATGACGTGTATGAGTGCTTTGAGGACCAGTCCGTCGCCGATCGGTTCATGATCGACATCGCTCAAGACATTACGCTATTCACCCCCCTGATCGCGCAACGCTGTGTACTCTCAGGATGGAAGCGGACTGCCTCTGCTGATTGCCAAGGTTGAGCACCGAATCCTCCTGGATTGACGATCGACTCTCTACTGGTATATTTTCTATACCAGGATGGATTTCGAATTCGATGCAGCGAAGAGCACGGCCAACCGTGAAAAACACGGAATTGATTTTATCGAGGCCCAACAACTGTGGGAAGACGAGGACCGGCTCGAAATCCCAGCTCGAACAGAAGACGAACCCCGGTACGTGCTCATTGCGGCCCTCAAGCAAAAGCTCTGGTCGGCCTTTCTCACCTATCGGACGAGACGCATTCGGTTGATTTCGGTCCGAAGAGCCAGAGAAGAAGAAAGGGAGCTCTACCATGAAAGCCAAGCATCTCGAGAAGATGTTTGACGAGGGAAAAGACGTAACACCTCATCTTGACCTCTCGAAGGCACGCCGCCCTGGACATGAGCAGAGACGAGTGAACGTCGATTTTCCTAGCTGGATCATCGATTCACTAGACGCTCAGGCAAGCCGACTTGGAGTCACGAGACAATCAGTAATCAAGCTGTGGATCGCCGAGCGACTGAAAGAGGAACAGAAGAAGGCAAGTTGAGCGCCTGCGTCCTAGGCCTGATCACCGGTCACGCGCCATAAAGGCGCTAACGGTCATACCCCACCCGTACCTCCCTTGTCTCCCAGTGAAGTCCCCTGCTAAAAGTATGGCCAGGTTGTAGCCTGAACGGGCTCGCCTCCAGCACCGTGCCGAGGGAGGCAGCCGGCGGATTTGCGACTGGGTTGAGCAGCAGGGCAATCGACGATGGCCATTCATCAATGCACCGCGCAAGCCGGCTAGCAGGGCCTGGCTGATCTGCTCGCGAAGGCCGAAGCCGGGGACGAAATCCACCTCGAACCGGGCACCTATCACGGCACGGCCACCTTATCCCTCCCTTCCAGCGTACAGATCATCGGGACTGAAGGCGTCATCCTCCGTCAAGATGGCGAAGGACCGATACTTGCCATCACGGGCTCAAATTGTCAGCTCTCCAAGATCGGCTTCAGTAGCACTAGAAAAGAACAAATCTGTGTGCAGATCACCGATGCGAAGCGGGTGCTGGTGTCGGAATGCCTGTGCGATGGGGGAGGAGTCGCTCGTGCTGCCATCTTCGTCGAGCGGTCAGAACAAATCACGATTCAGTCTTGTACCGCAAGAGGTTTTCGAAACAGCATCGTACTCGCTTCTTCACATGGAGAAGTGACTTATTTAGATGGGAGGAGTTTGATGAAATTGAGTGACAAGAGAGGAAAGGAAGAGTTTAACAGAAGAGTGGGTTGTATGCGAGGTTCAAAGGATTGTGAATTGTTACGTGGGGGGGAGCAGGAGGAGGGGAAAGAGATTGAAGAGAATGGTTGGAGAAGTGTAAGCAGGAGCGAATTTTAAAGTGCGGTTTCGCGAAGGATCAGAGATAGCAGGAAGAGTTTGGGAGCCTTACGTATTTTGAGGATAGTGGGGAAATGATGTTACGAAGTCAACTACGGGAGTAGATGGAGAAACAGGTTGAAGAAGTGGTGATGGAGTGGGGCAAGGTGACGAAGTGGGTATATGGTTGAGAGGGGCGGAGATTGATAATGGAGGGAGAATTGTCCTGTTTTATAGTCGGTGCAGGCACGATTAAGGGAGCTGGCTGAGCAAGCGAGAGGCGTAAGAACGATCCCAGGGCGGTTGAATTCGAGCGGCACAAGCCGGAGAATACCAGGCCGATGGTGAGTACGGCCTATTCGTAGACAAAGAATTGTTGGGACAAGGGGTCGAGATTTTTGAGTCAAGGTGATGTTATGGATAACCGAGACGAAGAGCAGGAATTGAGTGTTCTAACGGCACGACGGATAACTGGTATAAGTCAGCTGAGTAAGCGAGGGAGTGCGTAACATCCGATCAGGATCAAAGTGGTCGGCAATCGCTGCCATGACAATGCGGCAGGGATCGTCTTCTTCAGCAGCACCGGCCGCGTGGAAGCCAATGAGTGCTGGGGCAATACAGCACAACGAGGTTTTGCCTGAGTACGGATCAGAGGTCGTCGTTCATGCCCATCGAACCTTTCCAAGCCAGTCGCACGAAGAACTACGGAAATCGAGGCTTCTCCTTCATCCACTGGGAGCGTGGCTTACCAACCCCTTGGTCATCAACCACCCGTCCGCCGAAATCTTAGCCGACTTTCTCCATTCCGGCGGATGTCCCGACTGCTTTACACACTGCTGGACTGGTAGCACCCAAACCGCGCCGACTCCACCATCCCCAGAGACACCGACAGTCGTGCCCGCCGACGATCGCATTCGCACCTATGAGGGCGTGTAAGCTTAACTGTGTAACTGGTTATCATGCTTCTTCTAGAGAGGAGGGAGGATTTGATGACCAAGCCAGACACGAAAACGGATGCGTTGTTGGATGACTTGTTGCAAAGCTGTGAGTCTCCAGAAGAAATTCTTGGTGAACAT from Nitrospira sp. carries:
- a CDS encoding class I SAM-dependent methyltransferase, producing the protein MNTHRPRWTLPKHDYWSTPFAESLLQHLDLRADLKILDIASGHGIPAFYLAEQVGPAGAVRAIDISAGQVARARAIQGSHLPWLHFECADMRALPPDLPMSDRITGNLSVMFFRPHRFEGVRELVERLNPGGQLVLTFPSYGTFDSLWQRVDHAMVRQGLTNEQERFHSYLNERPSAQDGRGWLGKLDLERVEVMEYPLEVETGPGQEFLYHPLLRGGFLDDVYECFEDQSVADRFMIDIAQDITLFTPLIAQRCVLSGWKRTASADCQG
- a CDS encoding BrnT family toxin gives rise to the protein MDFEFDAAKSTANREKHGIDFIEAQQLWEDEDRLEIPARTEDEPRYVLIAALKQKLWSAFLTYRTRRIRLISVRRAREEERELYHESQASREDV
- a CDS encoding CopG family transcriptional regulator — translated: MKAKHLEKMFDEGKDVTPHLDLSKARRPGHEQRRVNVDFPSWIIDSLDAQASRLGVTRQSVIKLWIAERLKEEQKKAS